A segment of the Mangrovimonas sp. YM274 genome:
AGCCTAGATTGGAGGCCATAGTAAGATGCCTGAAAGCATGGAAGAATTACAAGGAAAATAATAATTCGTCACTTAAACTGCCCAGTGGATTTGAATTGACAATTTTAGCTGTTAATCATTATGTTGATGCGGATAATCTTGATGAGGCCTTTAGGGAAACTGTTATAGCAATCGATTCAGAGCTAAATAAGACTAATGGGTTCAAATGCCTTAGGCCCACCACACCGAAGGGAGAGAATGTGTTTGCAGGTTATAGTGATACGCGTAAAACAGGTTTTCTTAATGCGTTGCATAGTTTGAAGGTTGATTGTGAAAAGGCATCTAATGAGGACAATTTTGAAAATGCCTCAGAAATTTTACGAGCGAACCAATTTGGTTCAAGATTTCCCAAAGGAGAAAACAAAAGGGAATCGGAAAGAAACCACGCATTAGCTAATTCAATGGCTGCAGCTAAAATTACTCCTAAACCATATGCAGATTAGCGATCAAATAGATGATGTTTTGTGTAGACATCGGGGGTTATATTATAACTCAAAGAATAATACTTTAGAAGGAGAGTTGTTCTTGCCTGATGGAGATGGCTACAGCATTTATATGGAGCTTGATCTTTATCCTAGGTTTTTTCCAACGGTATATGAAACTGGTGGTAGAATACCACATAAAATGGATCGACACATTTACCCTGATTCAGGCTCTTGTTGTTTTACAACAAGAGCTAAGTCTCAGGTATTATTGAAAACCTCCATTAAATCTTTACTGGAATTTATAGATGAAATAGTGGTTAGGTATTTTGAAAATAATTCCTACTATGAAATAAATAAGAAGTATTTTTCAGACGAATATTCTCATGGAGATAATGGTATAATTGAGGGGTATAAAGATATTTTAGGGATAAACGATACTATTAAGGCAGCTAGGTTAATATTGCAGGCTGCTAAAGCTCCAAAATTAAAAATACATCAAGATTGTTATTGTGGGTCAGGTAAACGACTAAGAAAGTGTAAAAACGGATCTCATTTAAATCAGTTGCGTCAGTTATATTTAATTGATAAAGATGTATTGAAAAATGATATGCTTGCCTTTAAAGATGCTATTGATACATATATGACTGAAAATCAGGATTAGTAAAAGTTTGTCAATGGAAAGTTGGCTATAGTAGATGTTTAAATAGTTGGCAGTCTCGGAAATTGCTTTTTGTTCAAAATCTTTTAAATATCCGATAATCCATGATCATATTTATAGGAGTCCCGCATGTGTTCCGGAGCTTCTATATGGGCGAATACCTTTTCAATAGGGGTGATAACCATTTCATCTTCCATTGGGATAGCCAAGCCATAGGAGGTGGCTAGAATGGGGAAGAGTTTGTCTTGAATATGGGGGTTTCTTAGTGACTGTATATTTAAAAGGTTCTTGTTGATTAATTTTATTTCCGCAAATGTTTCTAGCGGTATTTGCATGCTTTTATAGATAGCTCCACCACCACAAAAGACTAAAGGTCTGTTATCAAGGGCCTCAATTAGTTTGGCAATTGGAATTTGATGTTTGTCCTTACTGCACTCAAATGATTTGATGATCTCCTCCAGCATTTTTTTTACTTGTTCTTGAAGTTGATGGTGATAGTCCTTGATAAATGTTTCAAAAACAGCATGATCTCCTTTTTTTTCTTGAAATAGATCTTGTACATCGGCCAAAGTGATGTCCTTGTATTGTTTGATATAGTTTTCGAAAATAAAGTTCAGGCCTTTAGAAAAGGAAAGCACGTAATGTATGTCCGGTAGGTCATCTTGTATTGTAAAAAAAGCAACGTCTGTGGTACCACCTCCAATATCAACCAATAAATTCATTCCTGTTTCAATGCGTTTTTGGTGAGTAATTGAAGAAAGTCCTGCAAAGGCTTCCGGCATGACATTTAATCCATAAATAAGAAGGTCATTATCAGAAAATAAAGGGTTTAGTTCTGTCGCTTCTAATATGCTTAAGTAGTTTTGTGATAGGAAATTGTCCTTTGTTTTGTAACGGTCAACCAATTTGTAGGCTCCAATAAGGATACTGTAGGCTTTCCTTTCTTGGATTTCCAAAATAGTTTTGTTAATACCACTTGGGATCCCCATTTGTACATAAAATTCTGTGCCGAGTTTTTCTTGAAGTGTTAATAAAATAAAGGTGAGATACCAAACAGAAATAACATCAGCACTTAAGTCATGTTGCCATTTATAGGAGTTGGTAAAAGAGGCTAGTTTAAAGTATCGGTAGATTTTTTGGGATTGAGGATTGAGTCGCCATTGTTTGAGTTCCGCTTCATATTTTATCTCTATTGCTTTAAGTTTTTGCTCATATGCTGTTATGTTCCTTTGGTTTTCTATTTTGATTTTCTTCCATTGTGTTAAGCTTTTGGTATAGTCCTTTTGCATTTTCTTGTTGTGTCTATCCAAAAGGTTGCGATTTTTGTTTAGTTCCCGTTTGAGATGCTTTTCATTTGTTTTGGCAATTTCTTGTTCTAGTTGAATAATTCTATCAGTGGTGTCTTGATATAGGGGTGGAGATGGTTTTGGAGGGGTTTTGCTAAGGTTTGGTTGCATCAAAACTTCCTTAACGGGTTTGGGAATCTCCGTTTTACATCGGTCCGGATCTACAAACCCATAGCTTACAGTGTCGTCTTGATTGATTTGTACAATAGATGGCAAAAGTACGGTCGTTATTCCGTGCCTGTTCTGATGTTCTACAAACTCATAGCGTTTTTGTACTGGGTTACTAGCATCTTCAATGCATAATTTAGTTTGATGGGTACCAAAATCAAGTCCAACGGTATAGCTCATATCAATAGATAGTTATGTGGTTTAGCGATAATAATTTTGGAGTTTTGTACAATAGTTCACTGGCATTAATTTCCTCTAAGGCTTGTTCCTTTTCTACCTCAAGATTTTGAAGGTTTTTTCTTTGGGCAGGTAAGATGCTTTCAATGTTTTTCCGCTCTTGTTCATCCAATATAAATGCCAGTTTGTTCTCAGAATTCTTTATGATGTTTTTCTGTCTGTTGATACGGTTGTCATAGAATTCAGTCTTACGCTGTGTTTGCATGATTTTGTGCGTTTCCATTCTCATTTTTTGTTCATCTCTAGCGGCTGTGTCAATAAGGTCAATTTCCTCGGCTAGGATGTATTCTAAATCTGTGATTAAATGTTTAGGAATTTGGTTATTGCTTACCTGTGCCGTTGCATGTAATTGGGCCTCTCCTAAGACTTGTTCGGAGAGGTTTTTATCTTTTATGACCTCATTTTCTTGAATGTTAAATAATATGGGGACTAAATGCTCTGTTTTTTGTGCGCCCTTGAACCATTTTTTTATGATGGTCGTGGAATAAACGGCTAAAAAGTAATCGCCGGTTTGGAGCGCATTTTTAAGAAGCTGCTTGTCAAGGGAAAGTTGAAACGTATTGTCTGGGGTTTGACTTTCGGCATCAAAAAAATGCATCGCTGCGATGACTATTGGATGATAGGCATTAATGCGTATGAGCTCCTTGTTGTTGTATCCTGTTTCTTGAGAAAATGTAAAGGTTAAGGTAGTTTTGTCTTGGATGGCATTTGTAAATCTTTTAAAGGCTATAATAGTATCGGTGTCATGGGTTTGATGTGCTGTTAGGAAATTGATGAGGGCCTTTGGAGAGCTTTTTGGTAAAGTGAGTGTATATAAAAGTTGGTCCTCGTCAACCAAAGTCAATTCACAAGTTGTGAGTTTTGTTCTTATTAAAGTCTTTACATAATTAACCAATTCTTTTTCTGTAACATACCTATGGTTGTTTTGGATGCTCTCAATTTCATTTTTAAAATAGATATCATTAGTTAAACTGTCTGTTAATCCTTCACTTATCTTTTCTAGATTCCTTTGTTCGGTTATAATGGCACGCTCAATAGCATCAATTTTTTCTTTGCGTTGTTTTTCAGAAATTTCTTTACAATACAACTCTTTCTCTAAGGATGAAAACCACTCTCGAATATTTCTTACACCTATATTTCCTAGTCGGTCCAGATCTTTGTCCAAGATGGCTTCTAAATCTCCTATGCAGCCTCTGAAAATCCCAATACGGTCCAGTAATCTAGTATAAATGTCCTCTTGGATGGAGTTTTTAACAACTAAATTGTAAATATTCACAATAGGTGAATTTTGTCCAAAGCGGTCTATACGTCCAATACGTTGCTCAACTACCATTGGGTTCCATGGTAAATCATAGTTTACAAGAGCGTCGCAGAACTGCATATCCAAACCTTCACTTCCAACTTCAGAGGACAGTAATATTTGGAGCGTATCGTCGTTTTTGAATTGGTTTATTTCCGAGATTCTGTCGTCAACATCTCCATGGATCATGACTGTTTTGATACCTTCTTTCCTAAGTCTTAAATGAAGATATTTCAAGGTGTTCTTAAAAAGGGCAAAAACAATTAGTTTTTTATGTTCTTTATAGACTACATGGTTAATTATTTCTAGCAATTGTTCAAATTTTGCATCCTTGGCGTTTTCGAATGTATCGATGCCCTTATCTAAATTTTTGCGACCATTTAAATAGGCATATACACTACTGGCAACCTGTCTTTTTTTCTGTATCAATCCAAGAGCTCCGCCCTGTGTCATCTTAGCCACTCCGTGGTCATCTATATAGGTGTTTTCATCTATATATTCTTCTATAATGGCATCAAATTCATAGCGCTCTTGGGGGTATAATTCAACAATTTTGGTTTGGGGTTCTCTAACAGCTTGAGACCAATCTTGTGTGACCTCTTTTTTTCGAGTACGGGAAAACACTTTGTTCAATTCGCTCATGTCAGAAATATCAAATTGTAATTGTACTCTGGTTTTTGGCAAATCGTTTTTTGTTTTCAAGTCGGTTATTATTTTTTGGTAAAGAGGGATGTCCTTAAACAAATCTTTTACCAAAGATGTTTTCTCCCATTCAACAAGGTGTTCCTCTCCAGAGCTGTAATAAAGAGAAACTTCTGCATTTTCTAAATCATGAGCTATGGTAGAGAAAGGTATATGTTTGTTGATTTGTGTGAGTGCTTTCACAAAAGGTCTATTTACGGCAATTTCGTTATGGAATGTAGAATATTCAGTGTATTTGTGTTCATCCAATAATTGTAAAAGATAGAAGAGATTTTGTTCACTAATCATTATTGGTGTCGCAGTAAGAAATACCACGGCATTAGCATGCTCAATGATTTTTTTTGTCCCTTTATGAGTTTGTGTGGTATGGTTTCTCAATCTGTGTGCCTCATCACAAAGCATGAAATCAAACTTAATGTTCTTCCTTTCCAATAACTCAAAAAGGGTTGGGGTTTTAGAAGGTTTTTTGTTATTAATTGATTTTGGCAAACGGATCTTCTCATAATTAACAATAGCTTTAATAGTGCCATCGGCTCTTTGGATATCTTCAACTAAATCTTTGGAGCTTTCATATATTTTAAAATGAAAATTGAATTTTTCTTTAAGTTCTAATTGCCATTTTTCCTGCAAAGATTTTGGGCATACAATAAGTGCATTTCCCATTTCACGTCTTGCCATTAATTCCAACATAATATGACCTGCTTCTATGGTTTTTCCTAAACCAACCTCATCCGCAACAAGTATTCTGCGGTTTTCAGAGTTGATAAATTTCAACAGGGGTTTAAATTGGTAGGCTTTGAAAATGGTGTTGGAGGCCTTTAGAGAGGAGATGGTATTGTTGCTTGTATTTTTAATTTTAAAACTTGTATTGAGTTTAGCAAAGTCCTGGAATGTCCCAAAAATTCCTTGTCGCAATCTTTCAAATGGATTGGTTAGATCAGTGTCTGGGATTAAGTTACTTTCCAAGCAATTTTTTATGCTGTTGTCAATATTAACACGATAAAGTTGTCTGCCTCGTGCAGGTGGGCAAACCTCCACAATGATTCCCTTTTCTTTAGAATTGACATGTATAACGGGGTCTCCAATTTGATATTTTGCCATAAATTTTAAAATTATATAAGTGTAGGGTTGCCATGTTTGTGCCGTGCCATAAAACATAATTGCAGGTTTCTTTGTGTGAAATAAAGTATGAACTCAAGCGGGATGTATGAAAACACGGTGTTTTGTAATGTGTAGTACATTGTTGGTTGGGTTAGTACTACTAAAATAATAAAAAAGTCAGTAAAATTATACGGCTTCCCGTAATACTAATATATACTCCTTGGTATTGTTTGAAAATTTATTGGTTGGCCTTTGCAGCATATGCAAAATTGGAGAGTTTTTACGTTTCTATATTGCAAAAATGTATTTAAACATTTTGATAGGGAAGGAGTGTTTTGATGGAGATCTTCATAAATGGGTGATGTGAATAAGTCTATTTTCCTTTTTGAGTTTAAAAGGATACAACGATTGT
Coding sequences within it:
- a CDS encoding DEAD/DEAH box helicase, with product MAKYQIGDPVIHVNSKEKGIIVEVCPPARGRQLYRVNIDNSIKNCLESNLIPDTDLTNPFERLRQGIFGTFQDFAKLNTSFKIKNTSNNTISSLKASNTIFKAYQFKPLLKFINSENRRILVADEVGLGKTIEAGHIMLELMARREMGNALIVCPKSLQEKWQLELKEKFNFHFKIYESSKDLVEDIQRADGTIKAIVNYEKIRLPKSINNKKPSKTPTLFELLERKNIKFDFMLCDEAHRLRNHTTQTHKGTKKIIEHANAVVFLTATPIMISEQNLFYLLQLLDEHKYTEYSTFHNEIAVNRPFVKALTQINKHIPFSTIAHDLENAEVSLYYSSGEEHLVEWEKTSLVKDLFKDIPLYQKIITDLKTKNDLPKTRVQLQFDISDMSELNKVFSRTRKKEVTQDWSQAVREPQTKIVELYPQERYEFDAIIEEYIDENTYIDDHGVAKMTQGGALGLIQKKRQVASSVYAYLNGRKNLDKGIDTFENAKDAKFEQLLEIINHVVYKEHKKLIVFALFKNTLKYLHLRLRKEGIKTVMIHGDVDDRISEINQFKNDDTLQILLSSEVGSEGLDMQFCDALVNYDLPWNPMVVEQRIGRIDRFGQNSPIVNIYNLVVKNSIQEDIYTRLLDRIGIFRGCIGDLEAILDKDLDRLGNIGVRNIREWFSSLEKELYCKEISEKQRKEKIDAIERAIITEQRNLEKISEGLTDSLTNDIYFKNEIESIQNNHRYVTEKELVNYVKTLIRTKLTTCELTLVDEDQLLYTLTLPKSSPKALINFLTAHQTHDTDTIIAFKRFTNAIQDKTTLTFTFSQETGYNNKELIRINAYHPIVIAAMHFFDAESQTPDNTFQLSLDKQLLKNALQTGDYFLAVYSTTIIKKWFKGAQKTEHLVPILFNIQENEVIKDKNLSEQVLGEAQLHATAQVSNNQIPKHLITDLEYILAEEIDLIDTAARDEQKMRMETHKIMQTQRKTEFYDNRINRQKNIIKNSENKLAFILDEQERKNIESILPAQRKNLQNLEVEKEQALEEINASELLYKTPKLLSLNHITIY